The following are encoded together in the Fundulus heteroclitus isolate FHET01 chromosome 19, MU-UCD_Fhet_4.1, whole genome shotgun sequence genome:
- the LOC118567085 gene encoding uncharacterized protein C14orf93-like: MLIKTTLCPPVRRIMRRYAGAEAAKNSARSRARRKRLLESRQGVLADEEVELWKSATVDLMSGEEDGVVGGVSGWIVLPPSFRRLDLSELCVKLQSRLEATPKYRATHSRRLHNGPASERMLPAFTSNPEEENGQFTEL, from the exons atgttgataaagacgacattgtgt ccgcctgtaagacgtattatgagacggtacgcaggagctgaagctgccaagaattcagctcggagtcgagctagaagaaagagg ctgctggaatcgaGGCAGGGTGTGCTGGCGGATGAggaagtggaactctggaagtccgccaccgtcgacctcatgtctggcgaagaagatggcgtcgttggcggggtctctggatggattgtactgccgccgtcatttcgtaggctggatctctctgaactctgtgtgaagctgcagtcgcggttagaggcgacgccgaagtacagagccacgcacagtaggcgtctgcacaACGGACCTGCCTCGGAGAGAATGCTGCCAGCATTTACCTCCAACCCCGAGGAGgaaaacggacagttcacggagttgtaa